The proteins below come from a single Streptomyces tubercidicus genomic window:
- the rph gene encoding rifamycin-inactivating phosphotransferase, protein MIEQYVWDLHEVDETQVAFVGGKGAHLGGLSRIDGIRVPAGFCVTTDAFRRIMAEAPSMGDLLDRLSRLSPDDREAIRTLSAEIRRTIEGIAIPDDLAATITRALARLGAQPACAVRSSATAEDLPTASFAGQQDTYLNVVGPTAILRHISRCWASLFTERAVTYRRRNGIDHRTVHMAVVVQQMVFPHAAGILFTADPVTGNRKAATVDAGFGLGEALVSGLVNPDVFTVRDGEVVTRAIAAKQRAVHALPAGGTQDMAIDAQRQKQPTLTDAQAVRLVQLGRRIEAHFGRPQDIEWCLADDGFQIVQSRPITTLFPIPETGDQENHVYVSVGHQQMMTDPMKPLGLSLWQLTAMVPMHEAGGRLFVDVTRRLASPSTRAGLLDLIGRGDPLIRDALETILDRDGFVPSLPDTAPAGPPAGGPPAPIETDPALVTELIERSRTSIAALERDIRTKTGPALFDFLLTAFEEHKRVLSDPLSMQAIMAGMEATWWLNDTLYEWLGEKNAADTLTLSAPDNVTSEMGLALLDVADVIRPHPEVVAFLQGAEHAEGTAFLDDLAKLTGGTEARDAIESYLDRYGMRCVGEIDITRPRWRERPSTLVPVLLDNIRLFEPGTSERRFEQGRQKAQQKEQDVLARLRALPDGERKADEAKRMIDRVRTFIGYREYPKYDIVTRYFVYRQALLKEADRLVQAKVLPDKESIFYLTFQELHDVVRTHQVDHQLIQQRKDAFRSYHALTPPRVLTSDGEAVSGAYRRDDVPAGALTGLPVSAGTIEGRARVILDMAEADLEAGDILVTTFTDPSWSPLFVGIAGLVTEVGGLMTHGAVIAREYGLPAVVGVDQATRLIRDGQRIRVHGTDGYVEILS, encoded by the coding sequence ATGATCGAGCAGTACGTGTGGGATCTTCACGAGGTTGACGAGACGCAGGTCGCGTTCGTCGGCGGCAAGGGCGCTCACCTGGGTGGGCTGTCACGGATCGACGGCATCCGCGTACCGGCCGGCTTCTGCGTCACGACGGACGCCTTCCGGCGGATCATGGCGGAAGCGCCGTCGATGGGCGATCTGCTCGATCGGCTGTCGCGACTCAGCCCCGACGACCGGGAGGCGATCCGCACGCTCAGCGCGGAGATCCGCCGGACCATCGAAGGGATCGCCATTCCGGACGATCTCGCGGCGACGATCACCCGCGCGCTCGCCCGGCTCGGCGCGCAGCCCGCCTGCGCCGTCCGGTCCAGCGCGACGGCGGAGGACCTGCCGACGGCCTCCTTCGCCGGCCAGCAGGACACCTACCTGAACGTCGTCGGGCCGACGGCGATCCTCCGGCACATCAGCCGGTGCTGGGCCTCGCTGTTCACCGAGCGGGCCGTGACCTACCGCCGGCGGAACGGCATCGACCACCGCACGGTCCACATGGCGGTGGTCGTGCAGCAGATGGTTTTCCCGCATGCGGCCGGGATCCTGTTCACGGCCGACCCCGTCACGGGCAACCGGAAGGCCGCCACCGTGGACGCCGGCTTCGGTCTCGGCGAGGCCCTGGTCTCCGGCCTGGTGAACCCGGACGTCTTCACGGTGCGGGACGGCGAAGTCGTCACGAGGGCGATCGCCGCCAAACAGCGTGCCGTGCACGCCCTGCCGGCCGGCGGCACCCAGGACATGGCGATCGACGCGCAGCGACAGAAGCAGCCGACGCTGACGGATGCGCAGGCCGTACGGCTCGTGCAGCTCGGGCGGCGGATCGAGGCACACTTCGGCCGCCCGCAGGACATCGAATGGTGCCTGGCTGACGACGGCTTCCAGATCGTCCAGAGCCGGCCGATCACGACGCTGTTCCCCATCCCCGAGACCGGCGACCAGGAGAATCACGTCTATGTCTCCGTCGGTCATCAGCAGATGATGACCGACCCCATGAAGCCCCTGGGACTCTCCCTGTGGCAGCTGACGGCCATGGTGCCGATGCACGAGGCCGGCGGAAGGCTGTTCGTCGACGTCACCCGGCGCCTGGCCTCGCCCTCGACCCGCGCCGGCCTCCTGGACCTCATCGGGAGAGGCGATCCGCTGATCAGGGACGCTCTGGAGACCATCCTCGACCGCGACGGTTTCGTCCCCTCACTCCCGGACACGGCTCCCGCCGGACCACCGGCCGGCGGCCCGCCCGCCCCGATCGAGACCGATCCGGCCCTCGTCACCGAACTGATCGAGCGCAGCCGGACGTCCATCGCCGCCCTGGAACGCGATATCCGGACGAAGACCGGACCGGCGCTGTTCGACTTCCTGCTGACGGCCTTCGAGGAGCACAAGCGAGTCCTCAGTGATCCGCTGAGCATGCAGGCGATCATGGCGGGGATGGAGGCCACGTGGTGGCTCAACGACACGCTGTACGAGTGGCTGGGTGAGAAGAACGCGGCCGACACGCTCACGCTGTCCGCCCCCGACAACGTCACCTCGGAGATGGGACTGGCGCTGCTCGACGTCGCGGACGTGATCCGCCCGCATCCGGAGGTGGTGGCGTTCCTCCAGGGCGCCGAGCACGCCGAGGGCACGGCCTTCCTGGACGACCTGGCGAAGCTCACGGGCGGGACCGAGGCGCGCGACGCCATCGAGTCCTACCTCGACCGGTACGGCATGCGCTGCGTCGGCGAGATCGACATCACCAGGCCACGCTGGCGCGAGCGCCCCAGCACGCTGGTGCCCGTGCTCCTCGACAACATCAGGCTCTTCGAGCCGGGCACCTCCGAGCGACGCTTCGAGCAGGGTCGGCAGAAGGCGCAGCAGAAGGAACAGGACGTGCTGGCACGCCTGCGTGCCCTGCCGGACGGGGAGCGGAAGGCCGACGAGGCCAAGCGGATGATCGACCGGGTCCGCACCTTCATCGGATACCGGGAGTACCCCAAGTACGACATCGTCACCCGCTACTTCGTCTACCGGCAGGCCCTGCTCAAAGAGGCCGATCGCCTCGTGCAGGCCAAGGTGCTCCCCGACAAAGAGAGCATCTTCTACCTCACGTTCCAGGAACTCCACGACGTCGTGCGCACGCACCAGGTGGACCACCAGCTCATCCAGCAGCGCAAGGACGCGTTCCGCTCGTACCACGCGCTCACACCGCCCCGCGTGCTCACCTCGGACGGCGAGGCCGTCAGCGGCGCCTACCGGCGCGACGATGTGCCGGCCGGCGCCCTGACCGGCCTCCCGGTCTCCGCCGGAACGATCGAGGGCAGGGCCCGCGTCATCCTCGACATGGCGGAAGCCGACCTCGAAGCGGGCGACATCCTGGTCACGACCTTCACGGACCCCAGCTGGTCGCCCCTGTTCGTCGGAATCGCGGGCCTGGTGACGGAGGTGGGCGGCCTGATGACCCACGGCGCAGTGATCGCCCGCGAGTACGGCCTGCCGGCCGTCGTGGGCGTGGACCAGGCCACCCGGCTGATCCGGGACGGCCAGCGAATCCGCGTCCACGGAACCGACGGGTACGTCGAGATCCTGTCGTGA
- a CDS encoding ATP-binding protein, translating to MLEIVTVGALTAFLTAVGNGAAGEMGKQALVSTGALVRRTLGREAPLPATSEGREVLARALHAQLSQAGRHSGEWAELLQGLPEPAPLLRPGAGLPPSTRDFTDRQRVLRQLTREAGRPAAGRPRVALLYGPPGIGTTAVALYWGAAQIAQYPDGQFYVDLRDAAAGSAPASTVVLQRLLQKMGVEPERIPPTEAGREELYRQLTAGRKALVVIDHASHLAQVRRLIPAAPEVFLLVVASGPAFALEAERIAVPQLTDRDAVKLLKKVAGPENVARAKAQVPDLLDRCAGNAFALKAAAISLLTGEPSLPDPSDGPAGHSPVQRMVLTACRALAPQTARLCRLTAVGAWPAFDAGLAAAAANVSAQEGARMLAEAVDAQLVEPLHDDRYRFRPEVQRLLSEAAGQEHGIPECATAVSRALDHVLTRALYAAHAALPRSWRVEAAPGEATPYGDEAAGVAALRAEAANVIRAVSVAREYGHVDTALRLARSLWPLQLKAGHWDEVLPALQAAARCADEQHPDTRTAAGLHFQLAHCLGELQRWDEADRAAQRAVASERAAGHVRGEASSVELLGLLQLYRWEYPAAHEQFVEAEARYRQIGPDEEGAADLPRALALAERHQGRALCGMGQLAESRARLERARHFFAEQGEAYNLGRVLTDLAETLHAAGDDTAALAEIAEAERLLTPERATPHLEYLARLRQRCEAMD from the coding sequence GTGTTGGAGATCGTGACGGTGGGGGCGCTCACCGCATTCCTGACCGCGGTGGGAAATGGCGCCGCGGGAGAGATGGGCAAACAGGCGCTCGTGTCCACGGGGGCACTGGTGCGCAGGACACTGGGGCGCGAGGCACCGCTGCCGGCGACTTCGGAGGGGCGTGAGGTGCTGGCGCGTGCGCTGCACGCACAGCTGAGCCAGGCGGGGCGGCACAGCGGGGAGTGGGCCGAACTCCTGCAGGGCCTGCCCGAACCCGCGCCGCTCCTGCGCCCAGGGGCCGGACTGCCGCCGTCCACAAGGGACTTCACCGACCGTCAGCGGGTACTGAGGCAGCTGACCCGGGAGGCCGGACGGCCGGCGGCAGGGCGGCCACGGGTCGCCCTGCTGTACGGGCCGCCGGGCATCGGGACCACCGCGGTGGCGCTGTATTGGGGCGCTGCCCAGATCGCCCAGTATCCCGATGGGCAGTTCTATGTCGACCTCCGTGACGCGGCCGCGGGGAGCGCACCGGCGTCGACGGTTGTCCTGCAGCGTCTCTTGCAGAAGATGGGAGTCGAACCGGAGCGGATTCCTCCTACCGAAGCCGGACGCGAAGAGCTGTACCGGCAGCTGACGGCCGGCCGCAAGGCGCTGGTGGTGATCGACCACGCTTCACACCTCGCGCAGGTCCGTCGCCTGATCCCCGCCGCCCCGGAGGTGTTCCTCCTGGTGGTCGCCTCCGGTCCGGCCTTCGCTCTGGAGGCGGAGCGTATCGCTGTGCCGCAGCTGACGGACCGGGACGCGGTCAAGCTGCTCAAGAAGGTGGCCGGCCCGGAGAACGTCGCCCGTGCCAAGGCGCAGGTGCCGGATCTGCTGGACCGCTGTGCGGGCAATGCCTTCGCCCTGAAAGCGGCGGCGATCAGCCTGCTGACCGGGGAACCCTCCCTCCCGGACCCGTCGGACGGGCCTGCCGGGCACTCTCCGGTGCAGCGCATGGTCCTGACCGCGTGCCGCGCGCTCGCCCCGCAGACGGCGCGGCTCTGTCGGCTGACCGCGGTGGGGGCCTGGCCTGCCTTCGATGCCGGTCTGGCCGCGGCCGCCGCGAACGTGAGCGCGCAGGAAGGCGCCCGCATGCTGGCCGAAGCGGTGGACGCGCAGCTGGTGGAGCCGCTGCATGACGATCGCTACCGCTTCCGGCCCGAGGTACAGCGCCTCCTGTCAGAAGCCGCAGGTCAGGAGCATGGAATCCCGGAGTGTGCCACCGCGGTCTCCCGTGCGCTCGACCATGTGCTGACCCGTGCCCTGTACGCCGCACACGCCGCACTGCCGCGCAGCTGGCGAGTCGAGGCGGCCCCCGGAGAGGCGACGCCTTACGGCGACGAGGCCGCGGGTGTGGCAGCGCTGCGGGCCGAGGCCGCGAACGTGATCCGGGCGGTCTCCGTAGCCCGGGAATACGGACACGTGGATACGGCGCTTCGCCTGGCCCGCTCCCTGTGGCCGCTCCAGCTGAAGGCCGGACACTGGGACGAGGTGCTCCCCGCCCTCCAGGCCGCGGCTCGGTGCGCCGACGAGCAGCACCCGGATACCCGTACGGCGGCCGGACTCCACTTCCAGCTCGCCCACTGCCTCGGCGAACTACAGCGGTGGGACGAGGCCGACCGTGCGGCCCAGCGGGCCGTCGCCTCTGAGCGCGCGGCGGGCCACGTCCGGGGCGAGGCGTCGTCGGTGGAGCTGCTGGGTCTGCTGCAGCTGTACCGGTGGGAGTACCCGGCGGCGCACGAGCAGTTCGTCGAGGCGGAGGCCCGGTACCGGCAGATCGGGCCCGACGAGGAGGGCGCCGCCGATCTGCCCCGCGCCCTGGCCCTGGCCGAGCGCCACCAGGGGCGTGCGCTGTGCGGCATGGGCCAACTGGCGGAATCCCGCGCCCGCTTGGAGCGTGCGCGGCACTTCTTCGCAGAGCAAGGGGAGGCGTACAACCTGGGCCGCGTGCTCACCGACCTCGCGGAGACACTGCACGCCGCGGGCGACGACACCGCGGCGCTGGCCGAGATCGCCGAGGCCGAACGCCTGCTCACACCGGAGCGGGCGACCCCGCACCTGGAGTACCTCGCGAGGCTGCGGCAGCGCTGCGAGGCCATGGATTAG
- a CDS encoding dienelactone hydrolase family protein, whose amino-acid sequence MTASLALTLVYSASQASAAPAAPPKPSDGASLTSYALAPGLLKITTSPPGNPTQVHGVLGMPKGKGPHPVVVVMHGSHHNCAYSDKPPYFPRKPVKAQWPLVCAKSGDASNPNLGPDYLRHDVGLSHVVQALTRKGFAAVSIDVVSPESWWAGETDPEKGYTDLINAHLRLLSDLNKGINHGLNIPDVKGRIDTSRVGLVGHSRGGGYVLSQKAAKRAGLFGVVALEPAMQAEKVPHKVPVLNLRGGCDEEVSPSAGLDDMKALAKSGTTKVAADVLLAGTGHRMLNTNLPPTDTKAGGVGDCPASKVAKPAAAQAQAAQITASFLDQALHGAKSYQLPALKGLNPKGGNLRKGGPAVTFHQAPQQTFTNPHAIREVISKQRLLPAIPKDLHVNKRPGDDI is encoded by the coding sequence ATGACCGCTTCCCTCGCCCTGACCCTCGTGTACAGCGCCTCCCAGGCATCGGCGGCTCCCGCGGCCCCGCCGAAGCCCAGCGACGGCGCCAGTCTGACCAGCTATGCACTCGCCCCCGGCCTCCTCAAGATCACCACCTCGCCCCCCGGGAACCCGACACAGGTGCACGGCGTTCTCGGCATGCCCAAGGGGAAGGGACCGCACCCGGTCGTCGTCGTTATGCACGGCTCGCATCACAACTGCGCCTACTCCGATAAGCCGCCCTACTTCCCCCGTAAACCGGTCAAGGCTCAATGGCCCCTGGTCTGCGCCAAATCCGGCGATGCCAGCAACCCCAATCTCGGTCCTGACTACCTGCGCCATGACGTGGGTCTGTCACACGTCGTGCAGGCGCTGACCCGCAAGGGTTTCGCCGCCGTGTCCATCGACGTCGTCTCCCCGGAATCATGGTGGGCGGGTGAGACCGATCCGGAAAAGGGCTACACGGATCTGATCAACGCGCATCTGCGGCTGCTCTCCGATCTCAACAAGGGCATCAACCACGGTCTGAACATCCCGGACGTGAAGGGGCGGATCGACACCTCCCGCGTGGGGCTGGTCGGGCACAGCCGGGGCGGTGGCTACGTCCTGTCGCAGAAGGCTGCCAAGCGCGCCGGCCTCTTCGGTGTTGTGGCCCTTGAGCCCGCAATGCAGGCCGAGAAGGTGCCTCATAAGGTCCCCGTTCTCAATCTCCGCGGAGGGTGTGACGAGGAAGTCAGCCCGAGCGCCGGCCTGGACGATATGAAGGCACTCGCCAAGTCGGGCACGACGAAGGTCGCGGCGGACGTACTCCTCGCAGGTACGGGCCACCGGATGCTCAACACCAATCTCCCTCCGACGGACACGAAGGCGGGTGGGGTCGGGGACTGCCCGGCCTCCAAGGTGGCCAAACCGGCAGCCGCCCAGGCCCAGGCCGCTCAGATCACCGCTTCCTTCCTGGACCAGGCGCTGCACGGAGCGAAGTCCTACCAGCTCCCGGCACTCAAGGGCCTCAACCCGAAGGGGGGCAACCTGCGGAAGGGTGGCCCGGCCGTCACCTTCCACCAGGCCCCTCAACAGACCTTCACCAACCCTCATGCGATCCGCGAAGTCATATCGAAGCAGCGACTGCTGCCGGCGATTCCGAAGGACCTGCACGTGAACAAACGACCGGGCGATGACATCTGA